A window from Chitinophaga filiformis encodes these proteins:
- a CDS encoding homoserine kinase: MGNDCIKVFAPATVANVACGFDVIGLAMDAPGDEMIMRKSDKPGVTITAVHGASLSTDPAQNVCGVAIQALLQKYGQPEAGIELELFKNIPPGSGIGSSAASSAGAVVGANHLLGNPFTPKQLVRFAMEGERLASGAAHADNVSPAILGGFTLVRSYKPLDITGLHTPAELWVTVIHPQIEVKTSDAREILKQKVLMTDAIRQWGNVGALVAGLYQENYDLISRSLEDAIVEPVRAILIPAFYELKVKCKEAGALGGGISGSGPSVFMLSRGEENARKVAAMMDTVYAPLGVDYKIHVSKINTEGVKITKV, from the coding sequence ATGGGAAATGACTGTATAAAAGTATTCGCCCCTGCTACTGTTGCCAATGTAGCCTGCGGCTTTGACGTGATCGGACTGGCCATGGATGCTCCCGGCGACGAAATGATCATGCGGAAGAGTGACAAACCGGGCGTTACCATTACAGCTGTACATGGCGCATCTCTTTCCACTGATCCTGCCCAGAACGTATGTGGCGTTGCCATCCAGGCACTGTTGCAAAAGTATGGACAGCCGGAGGCAGGGATAGAGCTGGAACTCTTCAAGAATATCCCTCCCGGCAGCGGCATAGGCTCTTCTGCCGCCAGTTCGGCCGGCGCCGTAGTTGGCGCCAACCATCTGCTGGGCAATCCTTTTACGCCAAAACAACTGGTACGTTTTGCCATGGAAGGCGAACGACTTGCCAGTGGCGCAGCGCATGCTGACAACGTATCACCTGCCATACTGGGAGGTTTTACACTTGTAAGGAGTTACAAACCACTGGACATTACCGGCCTGCATACACCGGCAGAACTATGGGTGACCGTTATACATCCGCAGATAGAAGTGAAAACTTCCGATGCCCGTGAGATCCTGAAACAGAAAGTACTGATGACCGACGCCATCCGCCAGTGGGGCAACGTAGGCGCGCTTGTAGCAGGGCTTTACCAGGAAAATTACGATCTGATCAGCCGCTCCCTTGAAGATGCGATCGTAGAGCCGGTACGCGCTATACTCATCCCTGCTTTCTATGAACTGAAAGTAAAATGCAAGGAAGCCGGCGCGCTGGGCGGAGGCATCTCCGGCTCGGGGCCATCTGTCTTCATGCTGAGCAGAGGTGAAGAAAACGCCCGTAAGGTGGCGGCGATGATGGATACTGTCTATGCCCCGCTGGGCGTGGATTACAAGATCCATGTATCGAAAATAAATACGGAAGGTGTGAAAATTACAAAAGTGTAA
- a CDS encoding response regulator encodes MIFIVDDDPIHQQIANIMIKRQGIGEHVRAFSDAQDVLDYLRQHSFQPEQLPDLILLDLNMPVMDGWDFLNDYAGFYKDLAKQIGIFVLTSSIDDKDRKKVDNYSFVKGYLTKPLSSEIITKLQAS; translated from the coding sequence ATGATTTTTATCGTAGATGATGATCCGATACATCAGCAGATCGCGAACATTATGATCAAACGACAGGGGATTGGTGAGCATGTGCGGGCCTTTTCGGACGCACAGGATGTGTTGGATTATCTGCGCCAACATTCCTTTCAACCGGAGCAATTGCCTGATCTGATCTTACTGGATCTTAATATGCCAGTCATGGATGGATGGGATTTCCTGAATGATTATGCCGGCTTTTATAAAGATCTTGCCAAGCAGATCGGGATTTTTGTGTTGACGTCGTCTATTGATGATAAAGACCGGAAGAAAGTAGATAATTACTCTTTTGTGAAAGGGTATCTGACGAAGCCTTTGTCCAGCGAGATCATTACGAAGTTGCAGGCGAGCTGA
- a CDS encoding homogentisate 1,2-dioxygenase has protein sequence MPHYHKLGNVPHKRHTQFRKPDGSLYSEQLFSTEGFSSNSTLLYHCHPPTEIVRVDTPYDVAPRVAEEKMLKHRSFQGFNIRPEDDYLQSRKPVLVNSDCHIVLAAPRQSMTEYFYKNADADELIFVHEGSGVLHTQYGQLPFGYGDYLQIPRGTIYQMKFTGTDNRLFIVESFSPIRYPKRYLSQYGQLLEHAPYCERDIRQPQNLETIDEAGDFLIRIKKKGMMYPIHYAHHPFDVVGWDGYEYPFAFSIHDFEPITGRVHQPPPVHQTFEGHNFVVCSFCPRLFDYHPQSIPAPYNHSNIDSDEVLYYVDGDFMSRKHVTRGMITLHPGGIPHGPHPGAVEKSIGAKETKELAVMVDTFHPLQITQDALGIEDERYVMSWAE, from the coding sequence ATGCCGCATTATCATAAACTGGGAAACGTCCCTCATAAACGTCATACACAGTTCCGCAAACCCGACGGTTCTCTTTATTCCGAACAGTTGTTCTCCACGGAGGGATTTTCCTCCAATTCCACCCTGTTATATCATTGTCATCCTCCTACGGAGATCGTGCGCGTGGATACGCCCTATGATGTTGCTCCCCGTGTTGCTGAAGAAAAGATGCTGAAGCATCGTAGTTTCCAGGGTTTCAATATCCGGCCGGAAGATGATTATCTGCAAAGCAGGAAACCCGTCCTGGTCAACAGCGATTGTCATATCGTGCTGGCGGCGCCGCGGCAAAGCATGACGGAATATTTTTACAAGAATGCAGATGCGGACGAACTGATATTTGTACATGAAGGTTCAGGCGTGTTGCATACGCAATACGGGCAGTTGCCTTTCGGGTATGGCGATTACCTGCAGATACCCCGGGGGACCATCTACCAGATGAAATTTACCGGAACAGACAACCGTTTGTTCATTGTCGAATCATTCAGTCCTATTCGTTACCCGAAACGCTATCTCAGCCAGTACGGGCAGTTGCTGGAGCATGCGCCTTACTGCGAACGCGATATCAGGCAGCCGCAGAACCTGGAGACCATCGACGAAGCGGGCGATTTCCTGATCCGTATCAAAAAGAAGGGAATGATGTATCCTATCCACTATGCGCATCATCCCTTTGATGTGGTAGGCTGGGATGGATATGAGTATCCTTTTGCATTTTCCATTCATGATTTTGAACCCATCACAGGGCGTGTACACCAGCCGCCACCGGTGCATCAGACCTTTGAGGGACATAATTTTGTGGTATGCTCTTTCTGTCCGCGCCTGTTCGACTATCATCCGCAGTCCATTCCGGCGCCTTACAATCACAGTAATATAGACAGTGATGAAGTGCTGTATTATGTGGACGGCGATTTCATGAGCCGCAAGCACGTAACAAGGGGCATGATCACCCTGCACCCGGGTGGTATTCCGCACGGGCCGCATCCAGGTGCAGTTGAAAAGAGCATCGGCGCAAAGGAAACAAAGGAACTGGCAGTGATGGTAGACACCTTCCATCCTTTGCAGATCACACAGGATGCGCTAGGAATAGAAGATGAAAGATATGTGATGAGCTGGGCTGAATAG
- the thrC gene encoding threonine synthase, translated as MKYFSLQNKQHIVSFEDAVVQGLAPDKGLYFPERIPAFEKDFLDNIEKHNDLDIAYTAIRSFVGDEIPEATLRQIIADTLSFPFPVQKVAGDIYALELFHGPTLAFKDVGARFMAGCLGYFRRNDTRPVTVLVATSGDTGGAVAHGFYNVPGVRVVILYPSGKVSTLQEKQLTTLNGNITALEIAGTFDDCQRMVKTAFLDAELQAHCLLTSANSINVARWLPQMFYYLLAWKQLKTSYPNVVFSVPSGNFGNICAGMMAAAMGLPVTHFVASTNVNDTVPRFMQTGQYTPGQATPTLSNAMDVADPSNFVRILELFSNSLPALKEKLTSISFDDKATAATMEQVWKEHQYMLDPHGAVGYLGLQQYLQQTGAGNDTAGVFLETAHPVKFADTAPASLQDKIVTPERVQSLYALEKKAVQLPNDYKALKDWLTAN; from the coding sequence ATGAAATATTTCAGTCTACAGAATAAACAACACATTGTCTCTTTCGAGGATGCAGTAGTACAGGGGCTTGCGCCGGATAAGGGTTTATATTTTCCCGAGCGCATACCTGCTTTTGAAAAGGATTTTCTCGATAACATCGAAAAACATAATGACCTTGATATTGCCTACACTGCCATCCGGTCTTTCGTAGGCGATGAGATACCGGAAGCCACCCTGCGCCAGATCATAGCAGACACCCTGAGCTTTCCTTTTCCCGTACAAAAGGTAGCAGGCGATATCTATGCACTGGAACTGTTCCATGGACCTACCCTGGCCTTCAAAGATGTAGGCGCCCGCTTTATGGCCGGCTGCCTGGGCTATTTCAGAAGGAATGACACCCGTCCGGTAACCGTTCTAGTAGCCACCTCCGGCGATACCGGCGGTGCAGTGGCCCACGGCTTCTACAATGTTCCCGGAGTTCGTGTGGTGATACTCTATCCTTCCGGCAAAGTGAGCACCCTGCAGGAAAAACAGCTTACCACCCTGAACGGCAACATCACAGCACTTGAAATAGCAGGTACCTTTGACGATTGCCAGCGCATGGTGAAAACAGCCTTCCTGGATGCGGAACTACAGGCCCACTGCCTGCTCACCAGCGCCAACTCTATCAACGTAGCCCGCTGGCTGCCCCAGATGTTCTACTACCTGCTGGCATGGAAACAGCTGAAAACAAGCTATCCCAATGTTGTTTTCTCTGTGCCCAGCGGCAACTTCGGTAACATCTGCGCCGGTATGATGGCTGCGGCCATGGGATTGCCCGTTACACATTTTGTAGCCAGCACCAACGTCAATGATACGGTGCCAAGGTTTATGCAGACAGGCCAGTATACCCCCGGACAAGCCACACCGACCTTGTCTAACGCTATGGACGTGGCCGACCCGAGCAATTTCGTCCGTATACTGGAACTCTTCTCCAACAGCCTGCCGGCTCTGAAAGAAAAGCTGACATCCATCTCTTTCGACGATAAAGCGACCGCTGCCACTATGGAACAGGTATGGAAGGAACATCAGTATATGCTGGACCCTCACGGTGCAGTAGGTTACCTGGGCCTTCAGCAATACCTGCAACAAACGGGCGCAGGCAATGATACTGCAGGCGTCTTCCTGGAAACGGCTCACCCGGTAAAATTTGCCGATACAGCTCCGGCGTCCCTGCAGGACAAGATCGTTACCCCGGAAAGGGTACAATCCCTGTACGCCCTTGAAAAGAAAGCCGTACAACTTCCCAATGACTATAAAGCCCTGAAAGATTGGCTGACCGCCAATTGA
- the rpe gene encoding ribulose-phosphate 3-epimerase, whose amino-acid sequence MALENRNTFVAPSLLASNFLELGKEVEMLNRSEADWLHLDVMDGRFVPNISFGLPVISHIRKATKKTCDVHLMIEEPERYAEDFKKAGADILTVHYEACTHLHRNIQQIKGLGMKAGVALNPHTPVHLLENIINDIDLILIMSVNPGFGGQHFIPKSLEKIRQTREMINHYKAHALIEVDGGINVENATSILDAGANVLVAGSTVFASKDPEATISALRKA is encoded by the coding sequence GTGGCTTTGGAAAACAGAAACACATTTGTCGCACCGTCTCTGCTGGCATCCAATTTCCTGGAATTGGGTAAAGAAGTAGAAATGTTAAACCGCAGTGAGGCTGACTGGTTGCACCTTGATGTAATGGATGGCAGATTCGTACCGAATATCAGCTTTGGATTACCCGTAATATCACACATCAGAAAGGCCACCAAGAAGACCTGCGATGTGCATCTCATGATAGAAGAACCGGAAAGATATGCAGAGGACTTTAAAAAGGCTGGTGCAGATATACTGACGGTTCACTATGAGGCCTGTACGCACCTGCACAGGAACATTCAACAGATCAAAGGCCTGGGCATGAAAGCCGGTGTAGCATTGAATCCGCACACACCGGTACATCTCCTGGAAAACATCATAAATGACATTGACCTCATACTCATCATGAGCGTGAACCCAGGGTTCGGCGGCCAGCATTTCATTCCGAAAAGCCTCGAAAAGATCCGTCAGACCCGGGAGATGATCAACCACTATAAAGCCCATGCCCTCATCGAAGTAGATGGCGGCATCAATGTTGAAAATGCCACTTCCATCCTCGATGCAGGCGCCAACGTCCTTGTTGCCGGCAGCACTGTTTTCGCTTCAAAAGATCCTGAGGCAACCATCAGCGCTTTAAGGAAGGCTTGA
- the thrA gene encoding bifunctional aspartate kinase/homoserine dehydrogenase I, with protein MQVLKFGGTSMGSAQSIEQVCNIIQHKKPNGRFSIVASAMSGITDKLIQCGQLAGQGQEQYRTVLQEIENKHLDTIRTLFPITVQSGIISQIKKRLNTLETLCDGIFQVGELSARSLDKIMSFGELVSSYLLAEKLKSNGLNAVWKDSRELIVTDNNFGNAAVNFLATNHQTAQYYQQQNADFVVLPGFVAATADGETTTLGRGGSDYTAAIIAAALHAEVLDIWTDVSGMMTADPRMVSQAIPIPHISYEEAMELSHFGAKVIYPPTIQPVMDKRIPIWIKNTFAPDDYGTLIHTQDGNGRTYPVTGISGIQKIALLTLEGSGMVGIPGFSKRLFEALLTERVNVILITQSSSEHSITVGIHEADMLKAKTAVDSEFSQEILEKRIEPLIVERDMSIVAVVGDKMKNHHGTSGKLFAALGRNGVNVRAIAQGSTEKNISAVINKADVKKALNVIHEAFFEEPLKQVNVFIAGVGNVGSKLLEQLDQQHKFLMNELGLHVRVTGIANSKKMAFGHEAINLAEWKSALEAGEASDMVAFAQKIKALNLRNSVFVDNTASQEVAATYGEFLQHGISVVTCNKIACSSDYAYYKSLKDLARKYNASFLFETNVGAGLPVINTLNDLIRSGDKVNSIEAVLSGSLNFVFNNFVNGASFREVVKAAQDEGYTEPDPRIDLSGVDVMRKILILARESGAKMELNDITNHSFLPVEALEAPSVDAFYEQLDVHAGHFLALREKADAEGKRLKFVARYENGKASVGLQSIAPDHPFFKLEGKDNIVLYTTNRYAEQPLIVKGAGAGADVTASGIFADIIRSAR; from the coding sequence ATGCAAGTATTAAAATTCGGCGGAACTTCCATGGGAAGTGCCCAATCCATAGAACAGGTTTGTAACATCATACAACACAAAAAGCCTAATGGGCGCTTTTCCATTGTTGCCTCTGCCATGAGTGGCATTACCGATAAGCTGATCCAGTGCGGACAGCTCGCCGGACAAGGACAGGAACAATACAGGACAGTATTACAGGAAATTGAAAACAAACACCTGGATACGATCCGCACCTTATTCCCCATTACCGTACAAAGCGGCATCATCAGCCAGATAAAGAAACGCTTAAATACACTTGAAACTCTCTGCGATGGTATCTTCCAGGTGGGTGAACTAAGCGCCCGCTCCCTGGATAAGATCATGAGCTTCGGAGAACTTGTTTCCTCCTATCTGCTCGCAGAAAAACTGAAGTCCAACGGACTGAATGCCGTATGGAAAGATAGCCGCGAACTGATTGTTACTGATAATAATTTTGGTAATGCAGCAGTCAACTTCCTGGCCACTAACCATCAGACTGCACAATATTACCAGCAGCAGAATGCCGACTTCGTGGTATTACCCGGTTTCGTTGCAGCTACCGCCGACGGTGAAACCACTACCCTTGGCCGTGGCGGTTCTGATTATACCGCTGCTATCATTGCTGCCGCCCTCCATGCAGAAGTACTGGATATATGGACAGATGTAAGCGGTATGATGACCGCAGATCCCCGTATGGTATCACAGGCTATTCCCATCCCGCATATCTCTTATGAAGAGGCGATGGAACTGTCCCACTTCGGCGCCAAAGTGATCTACCCTCCTACCATACAGCCGGTCATGGATAAACGTATCCCTATCTGGATCAAAAATACCTTTGCCCCGGACGATTACGGTACTCTTATCCATACGCAGGATGGCAACGGCCGTACCTATCCTGTAACCGGTATCAGCGGTATCCAGAAGATAGCCCTGCTTACCCTGGAAGGTAGCGGCATGGTGGGTATCCCGGGTTTCTCAAAAAGACTTTTCGAAGCCTTGCTGACCGAGCGTGTGAACGTGATACTCATCACCCAGAGCTCGTCGGAACACTCTATCACGGTAGGCATCCATGAAGCAGATATGTTGAAGGCCAAAACAGCTGTGGACAGTGAATTTTCCCAGGAGATACTGGAAAAACGCATAGAACCGCTCATCGTGGAAAGAGATATGAGCATCGTAGCGGTTGTGGGCGATAAGATGAAGAACCATCACGGCACCAGCGGTAAGCTCTTTGCCGCACTGGGTCGTAATGGAGTGAACGTACGCGCTATTGCACAGGGTTCCACTGAAAAGAACATCTCTGCGGTGATCAATAAAGCCGATGTAAAAAAAGCACTGAACGTCATACATGAAGCTTTCTTCGAAGAACCACTGAAACAGGTGAACGTGTTCATTGCCGGTGTGGGCAATGTAGGCAGCAAACTGCTCGAACAGCTGGACCAGCAGCATAAATTCCTGATGAACGAACTCGGTCTGCATGTACGTGTAACCGGTATCGCCAACAGTAAAAAAATGGCCTTCGGCCATGAAGCGATCAACCTTGCTGAATGGAAGTCTGCCCTCGAAGCAGGTGAAGCCTCCGACATGGTTGCATTCGCACAAAAGATAAAGGCGCTGAACCTTCGCAACAGTGTATTTGTTGATAATACAGCCAGCCAGGAAGTAGCGGCTACTTACGGAGAATTCCTCCAGCATGGCATTTCCGTGGTGACCTGCAATAAAATCGCCTGCTCTTCAGACTATGCTTATTACAAAAGCCTGAAAGACCTGGCGCGTAAATACAATGCGTCATTCCTGTTCGAAACCAATGTAGGCGCTGGTCTGCCGGTGATCAACACCCTGAATGACCTGATCCGCAGCGGCGATAAAGTGAACAGTATCGAAGCAGTGCTGAGTGGTAGTCTCAACTTTGTGTTCAACAATTTCGTGAACGGCGCCAGCTTCCGCGAGGTGGTGAAAGCCGCACAGGACGAAGGTTATACAGAACCGGATCCACGTATTGACCTCAGCGGTGTGGATGTAATGCGTAAGATCCTGATCCTGGCGCGCGAAAGCGGAGCAAAGATGGAGCTGAATGACATTACCAACCATTCCTTCCTGCCGGTTGAGGCTTTGGAAGCGCCTTCGGTAGATGCTTTCTATGAACAGCTGGACGTGCATGCCGGTCATTTCCTGGCACTGCGTGAAAAGGCAGATGCAGAAGGAAAACGACTGAAATTCGTTGCCCGCTATGAAAATGGGAAAGCGTCTGTAGGCTTGCAGTCCATCGCGCCAGACCATCCGTTCTTCAAGCTGGAAGGAAAAGACAATATCGTACTCTATACCACCAACCGCTATGCGGAACAACCACTGATCGTAAAAGGCGCCGGTGCGGGGGCAGATGTAACGGCTTCGGGTATATTTGCTGATATCATCAGATCAGCCAGATAA
- a CDS encoding tetratricopeptide repeat protein, producing MKYLFVLSIPFFFSCQSGKPEEQASHNDADSSLYAPMVLPLTDSIAQFPDNEALYFRRALLLFNTDPSLAQKDFEKAAQLKPDVTDFWAGAGEAALVLKDYSRSIAHFKRALQTAPGYPYLLYQLATAMIEDKQYKSADSVASILGESEGTHDKAFYLKARIAEDNKDTALAIGHLTTAIDKAGLQSDYSAVMELGDLLHIRHSPAAIKYYKLAARLDSVNSEPLVSLAQYYEETGNYAEAIATYNNSITTDPDDERAYLALGRINMKKKDWKEAFRYFDLAAKASPANAEAYYYRAQCHENLGRGEDAIDDYVKALTFKKDYPEAKAALDKLKK from the coding sequence ATGAAATACCTGTTCGTTTTATCAATTCCTTTTTTCTTTTCCTGCCAGTCCGGCAAGCCGGAAGAGCAGGCCAGCCATAATGATGCCGACTCTTCCCTGTACGCGCCAATGGTACTCCCTTTAACAGATTCCATTGCACAGTTCCCGGATAACGAAGCGCTCTATTTCCGCCGGGCCCTGCTCCTCTTCAACACTGACCCTTCATTGGCGCAAAAGGACTTTGAAAAGGCAGCACAGCTGAAACCCGATGTGACCGACTTCTGGGCGGGCGCGGGTGAGGCTGCATTGGTATTGAAAGACTATTCCCGTTCCATCGCGCATTTCAAGAGGGCGCTACAGACCGCTCCAGGGTATCCCTACCTGCTGTACCAGCTGGCCACAGCCATGATAGAGGACAAACAGTATAAATCCGCCGACAGTGTAGCGTCCATATTGGGAGAATCGGAGGGTACGCACGACAAAGCCTTTTACCTGAAGGCCCGTATTGCGGAAGATAACAAGGACACTGCGCTGGCCATCGGTCACCTGACCACGGCCATCGATAAAGCAGGTTTGCAGAGTGATTACAGCGCTGTAATGGAGCTGGGCGACCTGCTACACATCCGGCATTCCCCCGCCGCTATAAAGTACTATAAACTGGCAGCACGCCTGGATTCTGTCAACTCAGAACCACTGGTCTCGCTGGCACAATACTATGAAGAGACCGGCAATTATGCAGAAGCGATCGCTACCTACAATAACAGCATCACCACTGACCCGGACGATGAAAGGGCTTACCTCGCTTTAGGCAGGATCAATATGAAGAAAAAGGACTGGAAAGAAGCCTTCCGTTATTTCGACCTGGCCGCCAAAGCATCTCCAGCCAATGCGGAAGCCTATTACTACCGTGCACAGTGCCATGAAAATTTAGGACGCGGGGAAGACGCCATAGACGACTATGTGAAGGCGCTTACCTTTAAAAAAGACTACCCGGAGGCAAAAGCGGCCCTGGACAAACTAAAAAAATAA
- a CDS encoding sensor histidine kinase, with the protein MMNAIMGNALAKVIPALLLDLHGNLLYVNQGAAGWLQVPEGEFHPAGDLNSLHFNEVIGKGTGVYWPMLCHLHTMGRNAFVDMYCHTRQWVQWQLSAAGEYFLLTGTDLSGRRPLADSHALLSSLPCGLQQFTPEGIHCCINDVQREIWEEIDPAMSRPGYNLFDEPVFRETGLCELFEEVLRTKASARKEILLGYREKESKGVIRILPAFYEATVFAVIDEQGLITTLQLVMKDITEKQLSFRRLEKSARLLDLIIEHLPIGYIQFDHFGFVRRINHTQREFFQYEYEEGEAPFNIMSDPFARLYGLDRLFKNVMVGNKVIRVEKQLDFSKDSRWTAQCREVWLDLTLFPLKDPVDKQQIVAVLVNDITDRKLEQQMRNLLQRNTEQLHLFFDAVDMGYATMEKDGTLSFANRKAEEMAGRRIFEGENIFEILPELGYATPFKTRFSAALAGAASASFSSYFPRRYKWYEFLITPLRDGTVSVFIRDITDSRNMQKDLFRANKQLSKLNKSLVNQNQQLEDFAHITSHNLRAPIANLSALMQMHNDSSLPHEKEQYLSLLQEVIFKIDETLNDLVDVVQIRKNVDMEREPLIFSERLQYVKEVLFADIEKSGIQLTTNFDAPMLEFPRLYLDSILQNLITNAIRYRTQERRPRLHFTSWQENGHTILTAEDNGLGIDMERFGHKLFGFRKTFHKNKDAKGIGLFITKTQVEAMGGSIRAESTPGQGTKFIITFKTE; encoded by the coding sequence ATGATGAATGCCATAATGGGTAATGCGCTGGCAAAAGTCATACCAGCGTTGTTACTGGATCTGCACGGTAACCTGTTATATGTCAACCAGGGGGCAGCGGGATGGCTGCAGGTACCGGAGGGGGAATTTCATCCGGCAGGAGATTTAAATAGTCTGCATTTTAACGAGGTCATAGGGAAAGGTACCGGCGTGTACTGGCCTATGCTTTGTCATCTGCATACAATGGGCAGAAATGCCTTTGTGGATATGTATTGCCATACCCGCCAGTGGGTGCAGTGGCAGCTTAGCGCTGCGGGAGAATATTTCCTGCTGACAGGTACAGACCTTAGTGGCAGGCGTCCCCTGGCAGATAGTCATGCGCTGTTAAGCTCCCTGCCGTGTGGATTGCAACAGTTCACCCCGGAGGGCATTCACTGCTGCATCAACGACGTACAGCGGGAAATATGGGAAGAGATAGACCCTGCAATGTCCCGGCCTGGCTATAACCTCTTTGATGAACCGGTTTTCCGGGAAACCGGTCTCTGCGAACTGTTTGAAGAAGTACTACGCACAAAAGCATCCGCCAGGAAAGAGATACTGCTGGGATACCGCGAAAAGGAAAGCAAGGGCGTGATCAGGATATTACCCGCATTTTACGAGGCAACAGTATTTGCTGTGATAGATGAGCAAGGCCTTATCACAACGCTGCAGCTGGTGATGAAGGATATCACAGAAAAACAACTGTCGTTCAGACGCCTGGAGAAAAGCGCCCGCCTGCTGGATCTGATCATCGAGCACCTGCCTATAGGCTATATTCAATTCGACCACTTCGGTTTTGTCCGCCGTATTAACCATACCCAGCGCGAATTCTTCCAGTACGAATACGAAGAGGGTGAAGCCCCTTTCAATATCATGAGCGATCCCTTCGCCCGTTTATATGGGCTGGACAGGCTCTTCAAGAACGTGATGGTGGGAAATAAGGTGATCCGGGTGGAAAAGCAGCTGGACTTCTCTAAGGACAGTCGCTGGACGGCACAGTGCCGTGAGGTGTGGCTGGACCTTACCCTCTTTCCGCTGAAAGACCCGGTGGATAAGCAACAGATCGTCGCGGTGCTGGTAAACGATATTACCGACAGGAAGCTGGAACAGCAGATGCGCAACCTGCTGCAACGTAATACGGAACAATTGCACCTTTTCTTTGACGCGGTGGATATGGGTTACGCTACCATGGAAAAAGACGGTACGCTGTCATTCGCTAACCGCAAGGCGGAAGAGATGGCCGGCAGGCGGATATTTGAGGGGGAAAACATCTTTGAGATACTCCCCGAACTGGGCTATGCCACACCCTTCAAGACCCGTTTCTCTGCCGCGCTGGCAGGTGCCGCTTCGGCTTCTTTCAGCAGCTACTTTCCCCGCCGCTACAAGTGGTACGAGTTCCTGATCACTCCTTTGAGGGATGGCACGGTGTCTGTCTTCATCCGCGACATAACGGATAGCCGTAACATGCAGAAAGATCTTTTCCGCGCCAATAAACAATTGAGTAAACTGAACAAGAGCCTCGTGAACCAGAATCAGCAGCTGGAAGACTTCGCACATATCACTTCGCATAATCTGCGTGCACCCATCGCCAATCTCAGCGCGCTGATGCAGATGCATAATGATTCATCGCTACCACATGAAAAAGAGCAGTATCTTTCCTTACTACAGGAAGTAATATTTAAGATCGACGAGACGCTGAACGACCTGGTAGACGTTGTACAGATCCGTAAGAACGTGGATATGGAACGGGAGCCGCTGATCTTTTCCGAGCGCCTGCAATACGTGAAAGAAGTGCTTTTTGCAGATATCGAAAAGAGCGGTATCCAGCTCACTACCAACTTTGATGCGCCTATGCTGGAGTTCCCACGTCTGTACCTTGACAGCATCCTGCAGAACCTCATCACCAACGCTATCCGTTACCGTACGCAGGAACGCCGGCCCCGCCTGCATTTTACCAGCTGGCAGGAGAACGGGCATACCATTCTGACAGCCGAAGACAATGGCCTGGGAATAGACATGGAGCGCTTCGGACACAAGCTGTTCGGTTTCCGGAAAACGTTTCATAAGAACAAGGACGCAAAAGGCATCGGCCTGTTTATTACCAAAACCCAGGTAGAGGCAATGGGAGGAAGTATCCGGGCGGAAAGTACACCGGGGCAGGGTACAAAATTTATTATTACCTTTAAAACTGAATAA